Proteins from a single region of Antechinus flavipes isolate AdamAnt ecotype Samford, QLD, Australia chromosome 2, AdamAnt_v2, whole genome shotgun sequence:
- the ZNF507 gene encoding zinc finger protein 507, translating into MEDTSSVAVLVPGIGEQEAVLISETVISPSLEIGDEQRKYKTDPLIDVIQKLSKIVESEKSQRCLLIGKKRSHPNASVLSLETQDLCEIPAKTIELPATGSKKTEELQRDYYITDYFQENNRKTMCYQCSLCKFLSSSLSVLKEHIKQHGQQNEVILMCSECHFVSKSQEELEAHILNYHGSDAKIPVESKVQQCTGLSNPSHQGTIEGNLKTVEDLTMNLDNNDVQTIRASSIAEIGRRKWYTCEQYGMYRCLICSYTCGQQRMLKTHAWKHAGEVDCSYPIFEEENETLGLSDSSATTAQGVETVVLALEDEELGIHSAQSVQVQICSSEQLSCRSVEQNREVSESLRQSATLDPNGEEILEVISDTEDNLMADSLLSSAQKIINCSPNKKGHVNVIVERLPSAEETVLQKPFLMNTDMEEEKNLISTKTQIVREETDEAYHTDKSTVEIEEVIIGWSNPEKKDNEIISNKVLAADENAPPGRRRTNSESLRLHSLAAEALVTMPIRAAELTRASLGHYGDVNLLDPDTGQRQVENTIAAYSKLMSPLNSSEVLTNFNQSDSALVEITEDKQELSEVPVKMGISMSLLTVIEKLRERTDQNASDDDILKELQDNAQCQPTGDTSLPGSSLVEFIPNADRPYRCRLCHYTSGNKGYIKQHLRVHRQRQPYQCPICEHIADNSKDLESHMINHCKTRMYQCKQCEESFHYKSQLRNHERERHNVPDNLSKVNPNEPIVSNEAAEGKCVREGNRSSIQRLYKCDVCDYTSTTYVGVRNHRRIHSSDKPYRCSLCGYVCSHPPSLKSHMWKHASDQNYNYEQVNKAINDAISQSGRVQGQSPGKILSDSTDEKTNSVVGISENLASYSETVHQSPSEVIGPSENKKLSPTKNNTSQNSEKNPKQAPPNMEYCVLLFCCCICGFESTSKENLLDHMKEHEGEIINIILNKDHNSTLSTN; encoded by the exons ATGGAAGATACCAGCAGTGTTGCAGTATTGGTACCTGGTATTGGTGAACAAGAAGCTGTATTGATTTCTGAAACTGTCATCAGTCCATCATTGGAAATAGGTGATGaacagagaaaatataaaacagatcCACTTATTGATGTTATCCAGAAATTGAGCAAGATTGTAGAAAGTGAAAAGTCACAGAGATGccttttaattgggaaaaaacgCTCTCATCCAAATGCTTCAGTGCTCTCTCTTGAAACACAAGACCTTTGTGAGATTCCAGCCAAAACAATTGAGCTACCTGCTACTGGCAGCAAAAAGACTGAGGAGTTGCAAAGAGATTATTATATCACTGATTATTTTCAAGAGAATAATAGAAAGACTATGTGTTACCAGTGCAGTCTTTGTAAGTTCCTATCTTCTTCTTTGTCTGTGTTAAAAGAGCATATCAAACAGCATGGTCAACAAAATGAAGTGATATTAATGTGCTCTGAGTGCCATTTTGTATCTAAGAGCCAAGAAGAACTTGAAGCTCACATTTTAAATTACCATGGAAGTGATGCCAAAATTCCTGTTGAATCCAAAGTTCAGCAGTGCACTGGCCTCTCCAACCCCTCGCATCAGGGTACAATAGAAGGGAATCTCAAAACAGTTGAGGATCTCACAATGAACTTGGACAATAATGACGTGCAAACAATCCGAGCTTCTTCTATTGCagaaataggaaggagaaaatggTATACATGTGAACAATATGGTATGTACCGATGCTTGATTTGTAGTTATACTTGTGGTCAGCAGAGAATGTTGAAAACACATGCTTGGAAGCATGCAGGGGAAGTAGATTGTTCCTATCCaatttttgaagaggaaaatgaaactctTGGATTATCAGACTCCTCAGCTACCACAGCTCAAGGAGTTGAAACAGTAGTTCTTGCTTTAGAGGATGAAGAGCTGGGTATTCATAGTGCGCAGTCTGTTCAGGTGCAAATCTGTAGTTCAGAGCAACTGTCATGCAGATCTGTTGAACAAAATAGAGAAGTGAGTGAAAGCCTAAGACAGTCTGCTACCCTTGACCCAAATGGAGAAGAAATATTGGAGGTGATATCTGATACAGAGGACAATCTAATGGCTGATAGCCTACTTTCATCAGCACAGAAAATCATTAACTGCAGCCCAAATAAAAAAGGTCATGTTAATGTAATAGTGGAACGTTTGCCTAGTGCTGAAGAAACAGTATTAcaaaaaccttttctgatgaatactgacatggaagaggaaaaaaacctgaTTTCCACAAAAACCCAGATTGTACGTGAAGAAACAGATGAAGCTTATCATACTGATAAAAGCACTGTTGAAATTGAAGAGGTGATCATAGGATGGAGCAATCCTGAGAAGAAAGACAATGAGATAATTTCAAATAAAGTTTTGGCTGCTGATGAGAATGCCCCTCCAGGCCGGAGAAGGACAAATTCAGAATCCCTAAGGCTGCACTCTTTAGCAGCAGAAGCTCTAGTAACAATGCCTATAAGGGCTGCAGAATTAACACGAGCCAGTCTTGGCCACTATGGGGATGTAAACCTTTTAGATCCTGATACTGGGCAGAGACAAGTTGAAAATACTATAGCAGCATATTCTAAATTGATGTCTCCACTTAATTCTTCAGAAGTGTTAACTAACTTTAACCAAAGTGATTCTGCATTGGTAGAAATTACTGAGGACAAACAGGAATTGTCAGAAGTTCCCGTTAAAATGGGTATCAGTATGTCTCTGCTCACTGTAATTGAAAAATTGAGGGAAAGGACCGACCAGAATGCTTCAGATGATGACATTTTGAAAGAATTGCAGGACAATGCACAGTGTCAGCCTACTGGTGATACAAGCTTGCCTGGAAGCAGCTTAGTAGAATTTATCCCTAATGCTGATCGACCATACCGTTGCCGGTTATGTCACTATACTAGTGGTAACAAAGGTTACATTAAACAGCACTTGCGAGTTCACCGGCAGAGACAGCCTTACCAATGTCCTATTTGTGAACACATAGCTGACAACAGCAAGGATCTAGAGAGCCACATGATCAATCACTGTAAAACCAGGATGTACCAATGCAAACAGTGTGAAGAATCTTTTCATTATAAG AGCCAGCTGAGGAACCATGAAAGAGAGCGACATAATGTTCCAGATAATTTGTCAAAAGTAAATCCAAATGAACCAATAGTTTCAAATGAGGCAGCTGAAGGAAAATGTGTTCGGGAAG GTAATAGATCTTCAATCCAGaggctatataaatgtgatgtgTGCGATTACACAAGTACAACCTATGTTGGTGTCCGGAATCACAGGCGAATCCATAGCTCTGATAAGCCATACAG GTGTTCTTTGTGTGGATATGTATGTAGCCATCCTCCTTCTTTGAAATCCCATATGTGGAAACATGCAAGTGACCAAAATTATAACTATGAACAAGTAAATAAGGCTATCAATGATGCCATTTCACAAAGTGGCAG ggTTCAAGGACAATCCCCTGGAAAGATTTTATCAGACAGCACTGATGAAAAAACTAATTCTGTTGTGGGGATTTCAGAAAATTTGGCATCATATTCAGAAACAGTTCATCAGTCTCCCAGTGAAGTTATAGGGCCCAGTGAGAATAAAAAACTTAGCCCCACAAAGAATAATACCTCacagaattcagaaaagaatCCCAAACAGGCTCCTCCCAATATGGAATACTGTGTTTTGCTCTTCTGTTGTTGTATTTGTGGTTTTGAGTCTACTAGCAAAGAAAATCTCTTAGATCATATGAAAGAGCATGAGGGtgaaattataaacataattctAAATAAGGACCACAACTCAACTCTAAGCACAAATTAA